In one window of Musa acuminata AAA Group cultivar baxijiao chromosome BXJ3-2, Cavendish_Baxijiao_AAA, whole genome shotgun sequence DNA:
- the LOC103972693 gene encoding spermidine synthase 1 isoform X1 — protein sequence MELEGGMAVVGEEEEEEEAAAAKKRARPSEEVDGECQSDGVPEAPSAEHGKPADGVSSVIPGWFSEISPLWPGEAHSLKVEKVLFQGKSDYQNVMVFQVIITFEWRVVGFFVVNVTFVELKYSSHAKHKIFMLFWWQSSTYGKVLVLDGVIQVTERDECAYQEMITHLPLSSIPNPKKVLVIGGGDGGVLREVSRYSSVEQIDICEIDKMVVDVSKQFFPHLAVGYEDPRVTLHIGDGVAFIKGVPEGTYDAVIVDSSDPIGPAQELFEKPFFESIAKVLRPGGVLCTQAESIWLHMQLIEGILSACRQVFKGSVNYAWTTVPTYPSGVIGFMLCSTEGPPVDFQHPVNHIDEDEVSKKSKGPLKFYNSEIHSAAFCLPSFAKRIIGSEAH from the exons ATGGAGCTCGAAGGCGGCATGGCGGTTgtcggcgaggaggaggaggaggaggaggcggcggcggcgaagaAGAGGGCGAGGCCGAGCGAGGAGGTCGATGGTGAGTGCCAAAGCGATGGTGTTCCGGAAGCACCTTCCGCGGAGCACGGGAAGCCGGCGGACGGCGTCTCCTCTGTCATCCCCGGGTGGTTCTCCGAGATAAGCCCACTGTGGCCAG GAGAGGCTCACTCTCTAAAGGTGGAAAAGGTACTGTTTCAAGGAAAGTCAGATTACCAAAATGTGATGGTATTTCAGGTGATTATCACTTTTGAGTGGCGTGTCGTTGGATTTTtcgttgttaatgtgacatttgtTGAACTTAAATATTCTAGTCATGCTAAGCATAAAATATTTATGTTGTTTTGGTGGCAGTCGTCCACATACGGCAAAGTGCTTGTTTTGGATGGAGTGATTCAAGTAACAGAAAGGGATGAATGTGCCTACCAAGAAATGATTACTCATCTTCCACTTAGCTCGATTCCGAATCCTAAAAAG GTTTTGGTTATTGGCGGTGGTGATGGTGGTGTATTGCGAGAAGTATCACGCTACTCTTCTGTGGAGCAAATAGACATATGTGAAATTGATAAGATGGTTGTCGAT GTTTCCAAGCAATTCTTTCCGCACCTGGCCGTTGGATACGAAGATCCTCGTGTTACTCTACACATTGGTGATG GAGTTGCATTTATCAAAGGTGTTCCTGAAGGTACTTACGACGCGGTCATTGTAGACTCATCCGATCCAATAG GTCCAGCTCAAGAACTTTTCGAGAAGCCTTTCTTTGAATCAATTGCTAAAGTTCTTCGTCCAGGAGGAGTTTTGTGCACACAAGCAGAGAGCATATGGCTTCATATGCAGCTCATCGAAGGCATCTTATCTGCCTGTCGTCAAGTCTTTAAGGGCTCTGTGAATTATGCTTGGACAACTGTACCAACATACCCAAG TGGAGTGATCGGTTTCATGCTTTGCTCCACCGAGGGGCCACCAGTCGATTTCCAGCATCCTGTGAACCACATTGATGAGGATGAGGTTTCCAAGAAATCTAAAGGACCCTTGAAGTTTTACAATTCCGAG ATCCATTCTGCTGCGTTCTGTTTGCCATCTTTCGCGAAGAGGATTATTGGTTCTGAAGCTCACTAA
- the LOC103972693 gene encoding spermidine synthase 2 isoform X2: protein MELEGGMAVVGEEEEEEEAAAAKKRARPSEEVDGECQSDGVPEAPSAEHGKPADGVSSVIPGWFSEISPLWPGEAHSLKVEKVLFQGKSDYQNVMVFQSSTYGKVLVLDGVIQVTERDECAYQEMITHLPLSSIPNPKKVLVIGGGDGGVLREVSRYSSVEQIDICEIDKMVVDVSKQFFPHLAVGYEDPRVTLHIGDGVAFIKGVPEGTYDAVIVDSSDPIGPAQELFEKPFFESIAKVLRPGGVLCTQAESIWLHMQLIEGILSACRQVFKGSVNYAWTTVPTYPSGVIGFMLCSTEGPPVDFQHPVNHIDEDEVSKKSKGPLKFYNSEIHSAAFCLPSFAKRIIGSEAH, encoded by the exons ATGGAGCTCGAAGGCGGCATGGCGGTTgtcggcgaggaggaggaggaggaggaggcggcggcggcgaagaAGAGGGCGAGGCCGAGCGAGGAGGTCGATGGTGAGTGCCAAAGCGATGGTGTTCCGGAAGCACCTTCCGCGGAGCACGGGAAGCCGGCGGACGGCGTCTCCTCTGTCATCCCCGGGTGGTTCTCCGAGATAAGCCCACTGTGGCCAG GAGAGGCTCACTCTCTAAAGGTGGAAAAGGTACTGTTTCAAGGAAAGTCAGATTACCAAAATGTGATGGTATTTCAG TCGTCCACATACGGCAAAGTGCTTGTTTTGGATGGAGTGATTCAAGTAACAGAAAGGGATGAATGTGCCTACCAAGAAATGATTACTCATCTTCCACTTAGCTCGATTCCGAATCCTAAAAAG GTTTTGGTTATTGGCGGTGGTGATGGTGGTGTATTGCGAGAAGTATCACGCTACTCTTCTGTGGAGCAAATAGACATATGTGAAATTGATAAGATGGTTGTCGAT GTTTCCAAGCAATTCTTTCCGCACCTGGCCGTTGGATACGAAGATCCTCGTGTTACTCTACACATTGGTGATG GAGTTGCATTTATCAAAGGTGTTCCTGAAGGTACTTACGACGCGGTCATTGTAGACTCATCCGATCCAATAG GTCCAGCTCAAGAACTTTTCGAGAAGCCTTTCTTTGAATCAATTGCTAAAGTTCTTCGTCCAGGAGGAGTTTTGTGCACACAAGCAGAGAGCATATGGCTTCATATGCAGCTCATCGAAGGCATCTTATCTGCCTGTCGTCAAGTCTTTAAGGGCTCTGTGAATTATGCTTGGACAACTGTACCAACATACCCAAG TGGAGTGATCGGTTTCATGCTTTGCTCCACCGAGGGGCCACCAGTCGATTTCCAGCATCCTGTGAACCACATTGATGAGGATGAGGTTTCCAAGAAATCTAAAGGACCCTTGAAGTTTTACAATTCCGAG ATCCATTCTGCTGCGTTCTGTTTGCCATCTTTCGCGAAGAGGATTATTGGTTCTGAAGCTCACTAA